In Mangifera indica cultivar Alphonso unplaced genomic scaffold, CATAS_Mindica_2.1 Un_0023, whole genome shotgun sequence, one genomic interval encodes:
- the LOC123206063 gene encoding probable H/ACA ribonucleoprotein complex subunit 1, whose translation MDRYQKVEKPRTETAISENELRITAQGRVRNYISYAISLLQDKGANEIILKATGRAINKTVMIAELLKRRIVGLHQNTSTGSIDITDTWEPLEEGLLPLETTRQISVITIILSKKELDSSSLGYQPPISADQLKPLTEYEDGDAVPGMQARVRRDQVQGKNGGTGSGVAEYGNGHWDSGNEYGGQGRGYARGRSSHGRGRWRGGGNMQLDSGYNNGYSGSGFFPAQGRGRSHGRGRGRGRRQGFKSNGPVEVQTTA comes from the exons ATGGATCGTTACCAGAAAGTGGAGAAGCCGAGGACGGAGACAGCTATAAGTGAGAATGAGCTCAGAATAACTGCTCAAGGAAGAGTCAGGAATTACATTTCTTATGCTATTTCTCTTCTtcag GACAAAGGTGCCAATGAGATTATTCTCAAGGCCACCGGCAGAGCAATTAACAAGACTGTGATGATTGCTGAGTTGCTTAAG AGAAGGATTGTTGGTCTCCACCAAAATACTTCAACCGGGTCTATTGACATAACCGACACATGGGAGCCTCTAGAAGAAGGGCTTCTTCC ATTAGAGACTACCCGTCAAATTTCGGTTATCACAATTATTTTGTCTAAGAAGGAGCTGGATTCATCTTCCCTAGG ATACCAACCACCAATCTCAGCTGATCAACTGAAGCCATTAACTGAATATGAAGATGGAG ATGCTGTACCTGGCATGCAAGCCAGGGTACGTCGTGATCAAGTTCAAGGAAAGAACGGAG GTACTGGCAGTGGTGTAGCTGAATATGGTAATGGACATTGGGATAGTGGAAATGAATATGGAGGCCAAGGTCGAGGTTATGCAAGAGGACGCAGTTCCCATGGACGTGGAAGGTGGCGTGGTGGTGGAAACATGCAGCTTGATTCAGGATATAATAATGGTTATAGTGGATCAGGATTCTTCCCTGCTCAAGGACGTG GGCGCAGTCATGGTAGAGGAAGGGGCCGTGGTCGTAGGCAAGGTTTTAAATCTAATGGGCCAGTCGAAGTCCAAACAACTGCTTGA
- the LOC123206065 gene encoding uncharacterized protein LOC123206065 produces the protein MQQNAHPSYYPTTSSSSASLKGCCCCLFLLFSFIALLILAVVLIVILAVKPKKPQFDLQQVGVQYMGISAPNPTSLDPTTTTNSISTQTASLSLTIHMLFTAVNPNKVGIKYGESKFTVMYRGIPLGKASVPGFYQEAHSVRNVEATIAVDRANLLQADAASLIRDASLNDRVELRVLGDVGAKIRVLSFDSPGVHVSVDCAVVISPRKQSLTYKQCGFDGLSV, from the exons ATGCAACAAAATGCCCACCCTTCTTACTACCCTACCACGTCTTCTTCCTCCGCCTCCTTAAAAGGCTGTTGCTGCTGCCTCTTCCTCCTCTTCTCCTTCATCGCTCTCCTCATCCTAGCCGTTGTTTTAATCGTAATCCTGGCCGTCAAGCCCAAGAAGCCCCAGTTTGATCTCCAGCAAGTTGGCGTTCAGTACATGGGCATCTCTGCACCCAATCCCACCTCTCTGGaccccaccacaaccaccaacTCTATCTCCACTCAAACGGCTTCTCTTTCCCTCACAATTCACATGCTTTTCACAGCCGTCAACCCTAACAAAGTGGGCATCAAGTACGGCGAGTCCAAGTTCACGGTAATGTACCGAGGGATTCCCTTGGGTAAAGCTTCGGTACCAGGGTTCTACCAAGAGGCTCACAGTGTGAGAAACGTGGAGGCCACCATCGCCGTTGATCGAGCCAATTTGTTACAGGCAGATGCCGCTAGTTTAATCAGAGACGCTTCATTGAATGACCGAGTTGAGTTGAGGGTTTTGGGTGATGTTGGCGCTAAGATCCGTGTCTTGAGCTTCGATTCGCCCGGCGTTCAT GTATCTGTGGATTGCGCAGTTGTTATAAGTCCAAGGAAGCAGTCTCTCACCTACAAGCAGTGTGGATTTGATGGGTTGAGTGTGTAG